A genomic region of Oncorhynchus mykiss isolate Arlee chromosome 16, USDA_OmykA_1.1, whole genome shotgun sequence contains the following coding sequences:
- the LOC110492751 gene encoding glucose-induced degradation protein 8-B homolog, with protein sequence MMNYVEKPEDITKDAWMDKLNNVQIQRADMNRLIMNYLVTEGFKEAAEKFRMESGIDPSVDLDSLDERIKIREMILKGQIQEAIALINHLHPELLDTRRYLYFHLQQQHLIELIRLRETESALEFAQTQLAEQGEESRECLTEMERTLALLAFDTPEESPFGDLLNMMQRQKVWSEVNQAVLDYENRESTPKLAKLLKLLLWAQNELDQKKVKYPKMTDLSKGIIEDPK encoded by the exons ATGATGAATTACGTGGAAAAGCCTGAAGACATTACGAAAGACGCATGGATGGACAAACTGAACAATGTACAAATACAGAGGGCTGACATGAACCGGCTTATTATGAATTACCTGGTGACAG AGGGGTTTAAAGAGGCAGCTGAGAAGTTCCGGATGGAGTCTGGGATCGATCCCAGTGTGGACCTGGACTCACTGGATGAGAGGATAAAGATCAGAGAGATGATCCTAAAGGGGCAAATACAGGAGGCCATCGCACTCATCAACCACTTACACCCAGAACTTCTTGACACCAGGCGCTACCTGTACTTTCACCTGCAA CAACAGCACTTGATTGAGTTAATCAGGCTGCGGGAGACGGAGTCTGCTTTGGAGTTTGCCCAGACACAGCTGGCAGagcagggtgaggagagcagagagtgcttgacagagatggagaggacgCTGGCTCTTCTTGCCTTCGATACCCCAGAGGAGTCGCCCTTTGGAGACCTGCTTAACATGATGCAGCGACagaag GTGTGGAGTGAGGTGAACCAGGCTGTGTTGGACTATGAGAACAGGGAGTCAACGCCCAAGCTGGCCAAGCTACTCAAGCTGCTGTTGTGGGCTCAGAACGAGCTGGACCAGAAGAAAGTcaaataccccaaaatgacagaCCTCAGCAAAGGCATTATCGAGGATCCCAAGTGA
- the LOC110492749 gene encoding dnaJ homolog subfamily C member 5-like isoform X2, with product MAAHEQARQRSLSTSGESLYIVLGIDKLATPDDIKKSYRKLALKFHPDKNPDNPEASDKFKEINNAHAILNDPTKRNIYDKYGSLGLYVAEQFGEENVNTYFVLSSWWAKALFVFCGLATGCYFCCCLCCCCNCCCGKCKPRPPEGQEPDFYVSPEDLEAQMQSDERGEIDCLL from the exons ATGGCAGCTCATGAACAGGCGAGGCAGCGCTCACTCTCCACCTCTGGTGAATCACTCTACATTGTGCTTGGCATTGACAAGCTAGCCACTCCCGACGATATCAAGAAATCCTACAG AAAACTTGCGTTGAAATTCCACCCTGATAAGAACCCAGATAACCCAGAAGCTTCTGACAAGTTTAAGGAGATCAACAATGCCCATGCCATTCTGAACGATCCCACAAAGCGGAACATCTATGACAAGTACGGCTCCCTGGGACTGTACGTGGCTGAGCAGTTTGGCGAGGAGAACGTGAACACCTACTTTGTTCTGTCCAGCTGGTGGGCTAAG GCGTTGTTTGTGTTCTGTGGCCTTGCCACTGGCTGCTActtctgctgttgtctgtgttgTTGCTGTAACTGCTGCTGTGGGAAGTGTAAACCGCGGCCCCCAGAGGGCCAGGAGCCCGATTTCTATGTGTCCCCTGAGGACC